A genome region from Salvia splendens isolate huo1 chromosome 19, SspV2, whole genome shotgun sequence includes the following:
- the LOC121780038 gene encoding pectin acetylesterase 8-like, protein MRGGLLQWLLIVMYAAILVRIESVYVNITYVQDAVAKGAVCLDGSPPAYHFDKGYGTGVNSWLIQLEGGGWCNNVTSCLARKGNRLGSSKQMVKLLPFSGLLGNKAGFNPDFYNWNRVKIRYCDGSSFTGDVEEVNPATGLHYRGARVFLAVMKDLLAKGLKSAENAMLSGCSAGGLAAILHCDNFKNLLPIGTKVKCLSDAGFFINTKDVSGAQHIEAYFNDIVTTHGSAKNLPPSCTLRMKPSLCFFPQYSARGIRTPLFLLNAAYDSWQIKNILAPAVADPRGLWHGCEADIHNCSSIQLKIMQAFRSEFIQTINGLGLSISRGLFINSCYAHCQTEMQETWFRSDSPKLNNKTIAKAVGDWFYDRSPFQRGDCPYPCDRTCHNRVFDPQEHPLI, encoded by the exons ATGAGGGGGGGCTTATTGCAATGGCTGCTCATTGTGATGTATGCAGCGATTTTGGTGAGAATTGAGAGCGTTTATGTGAATATTACCTATGTTCAAGATGCTGTGGCAAAAGGGGCAg TGTGTTTGGATGGGAGCCCTCCGGCATACCATTTCGATAAGGGATATGGAACGGGAGTTAACAGTTGGTTGATTCAGCTTGAG GGAGGAGGATGGTGCAACAATGTGACTAGTTGCCTTGCTCGTAAGGGAAACCGGCTAGGCTCCTCGAAGCAGATGGTTAAACTGCTTCCTTTCTCTGGACTTTTGGGCAACAAGGCAGGGTTCAACCCTG ATTTCTATAATTGGAATCGAGTGAAGATTAGATACTGTGATGGATCGTCGTTTACTGGTGATGTTGAAGAAGTTAATCCC GCGACAGGACTTCACTACAGAGGGGCAAGGGTGTTTCTTGCTGTTATGAAGGACCTATTAGCAAAAGGACTAAAGAGTGCTGAAAAT GCTATGCTATCTGGATGCTCGGCTGGTGGACTAGCCGCGATTCTTCATTGTGACAACTTTAAGAATCTCCTTCCCATCGGCACAAAAGTGAAGTGCCTTTCGGATGCTGGTTTTTTCATAAATAC GAAGGATGTATCCGGAGCTCAACATATAGAAGCTTACTTCAACGACATAGTAACAACACAT GGATCTGCGAAGAATCTGCCCCCATCGTGTACCTTGAGAATGAAGCCGAGCCTT TGTTTCTTCCCACAATACTCTGCAAGAGGAATCCGGACGCCCCTTTTTCTTTTGAACGCTGCCTATGATTCATGGCAG ATAAAGAACATCTTGGCTCCCGCTGTTGCTGATCCACGAGGGCTCTGGCACGGCTGCGAGGCAGATATACACAACTGCTCTTCCATTCAGCTCAAAATCATGCAAG CTTTCAGATCAGAGTTTATCCAAACAATAAACGGATTAGGGTTGTCGATATCTAGAGGATTATTCATCAATTCTTGCTATGCACATTGCCAAACTGAAATGCAGGAAACCTGGTTTAGGAGTGATTCTCCAAAGTTGAATAACAAG ACGATTGCGAAAGCTGTTGGAGATTGGTTCTACGATAGAAGCCCGTTTCAGAGGGGGGATTGCCCCTATCCTTGTGACAGGACTTGTCACAACCGCGTTTTTGATCCACAAGAGCACCCGTTGATATAG
- the LOC121780461 gene encoding uncharacterized protein LOC121780461 isoform X2, translating to MGLSSSKHNAAGRLPSSSSSSSSGGAIRRSRSSGSRVLKSSCLGSHCDNRDERQVSDGPTDENGKTAFCPSENKLGSCPVSAECYGTEKAEESNDMNCINSGIQLHDWGEPSISNNASTEGNSSSRSFNPPSRFLSRLSTNPGNLSFRLTRGDSLGSTRSYPTPSMGLTTSNDEVEECVDPSSSYVNRNERSQGCDFFPACFTSRFPGRQDENNASSPNPVFSRSFQDSRQLNNGQGILRNRNNTTVDSNPNLFSPLDHVNTDDDGTRHAARQFAREPAERNIRFSRTLSVGRLRDRVLRRTAASDLELYNFQQDREVGLAHQDTVAQGLGHAELDATSDDNSFTHQNTSDNVLSSFPSPFYGNQNNAYGTPRAARETRYRDLLEHRSNFMERRRRIRSQVRALQRHGSRFESLSAQERSCILSGQHQGGHCTCRIAAREPNSNDDANARASISRIVMLAEALFEQSVVLSRPSVSSIGSVPAPIEVVDSLPLKIFCKFKRKSCEDTVQCYICLVEYEDGDSMRVLPCHHEFHRACIDKWLKEIHRVCPLCRRDICRPDSLTTGSC from the exons ATGGGATTGAGCAGTAGCAAGCACAATGCTGCCGGCCGATtgccttcttcctcttcttcttcgtcgTCTGGAGGTGCCATTCGGAGGAGTCGATCCAGCGGAAGCAGAGTTTTGAAGTCGTCCTGCCTCGGATCTCACTGCGATAACCGTGATGAACGACag GTCTCTGATGGCCCAACTGATGAAAATGGAAAGACTGCCTTCTGTCCAAGTGAGAATAAATTAGGCTCCTGTCCAGTTTCAGCAGAATGTTACGGGACAGAAAAAGCGGAGGAGAGCAATGACATGAACTGTATAAACTCTGGCATTCAGCTCCACGACTGGGGTGAGCCTAGCATCAGCAATAATGCCTCTACAGAAGGCAACAGTTCCTCTCGGTCATTTAATCCTCCTAGCCGGTTCCTTTCTCGCCTTAGTACTAATCCTGGAAACTTGAGCTTCCGTCTGACAAGAGGTGACAGTTTGGGCTCCACTAGATCTTATCCAACACCTTCAATGGGTCTCACAACTTCAAATGACGAAGTAGAAGAATGTGTTGATCCCTCTAGTAGCTATGTAAATAGAAATGAGAGGTCACAAGGCTGTGATTTTTTTCCTGCTTGCTTCACCAGTAGGTTTCCTGGAAGGCAAGATGAAAATAATGCATCTAGCCCAAATCCTGTTTTTTCCAGAAGTTTTCAAGATAGCCGACAGTTAAATAATGGTCAAGGCATACTGAGAAATAGAAATAATACAACAGTAGATAGCAATCCCAATTTATTTTCACCTTTAGATCATGTAAACACTGATGATGATGGAACAAGGCATGCTGCAAGACAGTTTGCTCGAGAACCTGCCGAACGAAATATTAGGTTCAGTAGAACATTAAGTGTTGGCAGGCTTCGTGACAGAGTTCTTCGTAGAACTGCTGCTTCTGATTTGGAGTTATATAATTTTCAGCAAGACAGGGAGGTGGGGCTTGCTCATCAGGATACTGTGGCACAGGGTTTAGGCCATGCAGAACTGGATGCAACGTCCGATGATAATAGCTTTACTCATCAGAACACTTCTGACAATGTCCTGTCCAGTTTTCCTAGCCCCTTTTACGGTAATCAAAATAATGCATATGGAACCCCACGAGCAGCTAGAGAGACCAGGTATAGAGATCTACTGGAACATAGATCAAATTTCATGGAGCGCCGGCGAAGAATAAGATCACAG GTTCGTGCACTTCAGAGACATGGAAGCCGATTTGAGAGCTTGTCTGCTCAGGAGAGGTCTTGCATCTTATCTGGTCAACATCAAGGAGGTCATTGTACTTGCCGCATTGCTGCTCGAGAGCCTAATTCAAATGACGATGCTAATGCTAGGGCTAGCATATCAAGAATTGTCATGCTAGCAGAGGCTTTATTTGAG CAATCTGTCGTCTTGTCTCGGCCTTCTGTTTCTTCAATTGGATCTGTTCCAGCACCCATTGAAGTGGTGGACTCCCTGCCTTTGAagatattttgtaaattcaAAAGGAAGTCATGTGAAGATACTGTGCA GTGTTACATTTGTCTTGTTGAGTATGAAGACGGAGACAGCATGCGAGTACTACCTTGCCATCATGAATTCCATCGAGCATGCATCGATAAATGGCTCAAAGAAATCCACAG GGTATGCCCCCTTTGCAGACGAGACATCTGCCGACCTGACTCGCTAACTACGGGAAGCTGTTGA
- the LOC121780461 gene encoding uncharacterized protein LOC121780461 isoform X1, producing the protein MGLSSSKHNAAGRLPSSSSSSSSGGAIRRSRSSGSRVLKSSCLGSHCDNRDERQVSDGPTDENGKTAFCPSENKLGSCPVSAECYGTEKAEESNDMNCINSGIQLHDWGEPSISNNASTEGNSSSRSFNPPSRFLSRLSTNPGNLSFRLTRGDSLGSTRSYPTPSMGLTTSNDEVEECVDPSSSYVNRNERSQGCDFFPACFTSRFPGRQDENNASSPNPVFSRSFQDSRQLNNGQGILRNRNNTTVDSNPNLFSPLDHVNTDDDGTRHAARQFAREPAERNIRFSRTLSVGRLRDRVLRRTAASDLELYNFQQDREVGLAHQDTVAQGLGHAELDATSDDNSFTHQNTSDNVLSSFPSPFYGNQNNAYGTPRAARETRYRDLLEHRSNFMERRRRIRSQVRALQRHGSRFESLSAQERSCILSGQHQGGHCTCRIAAREPNSNDDANARASISRIVMLAEALFEVLDEIHQQSVVLSRPSVSSIGSVPAPIEVVDSLPLKIFCKFKRKSCEDTVQCYICLVEYEDGDSMRVLPCHHEFHRACIDKWLKEIHRVCPLCRRDICRPDSLTTGSC; encoded by the exons ATGGGATTGAGCAGTAGCAAGCACAATGCTGCCGGCCGATtgccttcttcctcttcttcttcgtcgTCTGGAGGTGCCATTCGGAGGAGTCGATCCAGCGGAAGCAGAGTTTTGAAGTCGTCCTGCCTCGGATCTCACTGCGATAACCGTGATGAACGACag GTCTCTGATGGCCCAACTGATGAAAATGGAAAGACTGCCTTCTGTCCAAGTGAGAATAAATTAGGCTCCTGTCCAGTTTCAGCAGAATGTTACGGGACAGAAAAAGCGGAGGAGAGCAATGACATGAACTGTATAAACTCTGGCATTCAGCTCCACGACTGGGGTGAGCCTAGCATCAGCAATAATGCCTCTACAGAAGGCAACAGTTCCTCTCGGTCATTTAATCCTCCTAGCCGGTTCCTTTCTCGCCTTAGTACTAATCCTGGAAACTTGAGCTTCCGTCTGACAAGAGGTGACAGTTTGGGCTCCACTAGATCTTATCCAACACCTTCAATGGGTCTCACAACTTCAAATGACGAAGTAGAAGAATGTGTTGATCCCTCTAGTAGCTATGTAAATAGAAATGAGAGGTCACAAGGCTGTGATTTTTTTCCTGCTTGCTTCACCAGTAGGTTTCCTGGAAGGCAAGATGAAAATAATGCATCTAGCCCAAATCCTGTTTTTTCCAGAAGTTTTCAAGATAGCCGACAGTTAAATAATGGTCAAGGCATACTGAGAAATAGAAATAATACAACAGTAGATAGCAATCCCAATTTATTTTCACCTTTAGATCATGTAAACACTGATGATGATGGAACAAGGCATGCTGCAAGACAGTTTGCTCGAGAACCTGCCGAACGAAATATTAGGTTCAGTAGAACATTAAGTGTTGGCAGGCTTCGTGACAGAGTTCTTCGTAGAACTGCTGCTTCTGATTTGGAGTTATATAATTTTCAGCAAGACAGGGAGGTGGGGCTTGCTCATCAGGATACTGTGGCACAGGGTTTAGGCCATGCAGAACTGGATGCAACGTCCGATGATAATAGCTTTACTCATCAGAACACTTCTGACAATGTCCTGTCCAGTTTTCCTAGCCCCTTTTACGGTAATCAAAATAATGCATATGGAACCCCACGAGCAGCTAGAGAGACCAGGTATAGAGATCTACTGGAACATAGATCAAATTTCATGGAGCGCCGGCGAAGAATAAGATCACAG GTTCGTGCACTTCAGAGACATGGAAGCCGATTTGAGAGCTTGTCTGCTCAGGAGAGGTCTTGCATCTTATCTGGTCAACATCAAGGAGGTCATTGTACTTGCCGCATTGCTGCTCGAGAGCCTAATTCAAATGACGATGCTAATGCTAGGGCTAGCATATCAAGAATTGTCATGCTAGCAGAGGCTTTATTTGAG GTTCTGGATGAAATTCACCAGCAATCTGTCGTCTTGTCTCGGCCTTCTGTTTCTTCAATTGGATCTGTTCCAGCACCCATTGAAGTGGTGGACTCCCTGCCTTTGAagatattttgtaaattcaAAAGGAAGTCATGTGAAGATACTGTGCA GTGTTACATTTGTCTTGTTGAGTATGAAGACGGAGACAGCATGCGAGTACTACCTTGCCATCATGAATTCCATCGAGCATGCATCGATAAATGGCTCAAAGAAATCCACAG GGTATGCCCCCTTTGCAGACGAGACATCTGCCGACCTGACTCGCTAACTACGGGAAGCTGTTGA